One Hordeum vulgare subsp. vulgare chromosome 4H, MorexV3_pseudomolecules_assembly, whole genome shotgun sequence DNA window includes the following coding sequences:
- the LOC123450252 gene encoding uncharacterized protein LOC123450252: MEPRRLERLVFLLCCCAAITCSLHARAQAKDTTQQSQGSPHNGAVGRVLSETGNRSHSELSRRTRRIDPFDGLRKYEGGYNITNKHYWSSTVFTGRSGYIIGALWLIGGIVFAGFLLASKIFFTKNKERDSVIDYFLDRCQLLSVILFILLAVFAIVASAFALLGAVRFHSRAESIKDIVGRTALEATATIYNITGAIERMENTSKLYNISSQSFDHLNSTVKTLKSEAVEIQAKAEKNMRLVTKGINTLELVIILTVTLNLAVVLVLLVGRPLRLQKLYYVCIAFCWVLTVLFWMYFGLYYFLDKFAGDTCAALEEYQLNPKNSTLGAIIPCSEKLSGSVILHDVGAGIHDIIDQVNSNIYTIKSEYAVKQLDYICNPFAGPPAYRYRPENCASGAATIGDIPQILRRLTCSDLGGGANCAPADLSSAIDYDKVQTYTSSIQNVLDIFPGTERLVSCELVKAGFADIVGNQCAPLRRGARATWAALAALSTAMALLVLASAACGGVGGSRHAGDDRHSVRHLTSSSNSEISETELAEVHAKKVRVKVVGP, from the exons ATGGAGCCGAGGAGACTGGAGCGGTTAGTGTTTCTGCTCTGCTGCTGTGCGGCCATCACATGCAGCCTGCACGCGCGAGCTCAGGCCAAAGACACTACACAACAATCCCAAGGCTCACCCCACAATGGAGCAG TGGGTAGGGTTTTGTCGGAGACGGGGAATAGATCGCATAGCGAACtttcaagaagaacgagaagaatcgATCCTTTTGATGGATTAAGGAAGTATGAGGGAgggtacaacatcacaaacaagcattACTGGAGT TCGACCGTATTTACAGGTAGATCTGGATACATCATTGGTGCATTATGGCTTATTGGTGGTATTGTTTTTGCGGGATTCCTTCTTGCCTCGAAGATTTTCTTCACCAAAAATAAGGAAAGAGACAGTGTCATCGACTATTTTCTTGACAGATGCCAACTTTTGTCTGTCATACTTTTCATTCTTCTTGCAGTTTTTGCCAT AGTTGCATCAGCATTTGCGCTTCTCGGCGCTGTAAGATTTCATTCTAGAGCAGAGTCCATCAAAGACATCGTTGGGAGAACTGCGCTTGAAGCGACAGCGACAATTTACAACATTACAGGAGCCATTGAGAGGATGGAGAACACATCCAAACTATACAACATTAGCAGCCAATCCTTTGATCATCTGAACTCGACAGTAAAGACACTCAAATCTGAAGCCGTGGAAATTCAGGCGAAGGCCGAGAAGAACATGCGCTTGGTCACCAAAGGCATCAACACATT AGAACTTGTCATCATTTTAACCGTGACGCTGAATCTTGCCGTGGTTCTTGTCTTGCTAG TGGGAAGACCTCTGAGGCTACAGAAACTGTACTACGT GTGCATAGCCTTTTGCTGGGTACTGACAGTTCTCTTCTGGATGTACTTCGGACTGTACTACTTCCTCGACAAGTTCGCCGGCGACACGTGCGCGGCCCTCGAGGAGTACCAGCTGAACCCCAAGAACAGCACGCTGGGCGCCATCATACCCTGCAGCGAGAAGCTGTCCGGCAGCGTCATCCTGCACGATGTTGGTGCAGGCATACATGACATCATAGACCAG GTGAATTCGAACATTTACACGATCAAGTCGGAGTACGCCGTGAAGCAGCTGGACTACATCTGCAACCCGTTCGCCGGGCCGCCAGCGTACCGTTACCGGCCGGAGAACTGCGCTTCCGGCGCCGCCACCATCGGTGACATCCCTCAG ATCCTGAGGCGGCTGACGTGCTCGGACTTGGGCGGTGGCGCCAACTGCGCGCCGGCCGACCTCTCGTCGGCGATCGACTACGACAAGGTGCAGACCTACACGAGCTCCATCCAGAACGTGCTGGACATCTTCCCGGGCACGGAGCGGCTGGTGAGCTGCGAGCTGGTCAAGGCCGGCTTCGCGGACATCGTGGGCAACCAGTGCGCGCCGCTGCGGCGCGGCGCGCGGGCGACGTGGGCCGCGCTCGCCGCCCTGTCGACGGCCATGGCACTGCTCGTGCTCGCCTCGGCGGCATGCGGCGGCGTCGGAGGGTCGCGCCACGCCGGCGACGACCGCCACTCGGTGAGGCACCTCACGTCGTCGTCCAACTCGGAGATATCGGAGACCGAGCTCGCCGAGGTGCACGCCAAGAAGGTGCGAGTCAAGGTCGTCGGGCCGTGA